The Helicobacter ganmani genome includes a window with the following:
- the ribE gene encoding riboflavin synthase: MFTGLVREFGKVKSLQDATLTLLAKHKPQIGDSIAVNGVCLTTIQILDKGFMLELSEETQQHIALETYTDWVHIEPAMRLSDRLDGHLVQGHIDGIGEIAKIESNRIGTDFFIRTTPEILALCAPKGSIAVNGISLTINEILENTLRLTIIPHTLHSTLFKTYKVGMRVNIETDCLARLVRHFLQSPQEKPNPKLSWEAVDRILGSY; this comes from the coding sequence ATGTTTACAGGACTTGTGCGTGAGTTTGGCAAAGTCAAATCCTTGCAAGACGCAACATTGACTTTGCTTGCAAAACATAAACCTCAAATCGGAGATTCTATCGCAGTCAATGGGGTTTGTCTCACAACAATTCAAATCTTAGATAAGGGCTTTATGCTAGAGCTTAGTGAGGAAACACAACAACACATTGCGCTAGAGACTTATACAGATTGGGTGCATATTGAACCCGCTATGCGCCTAAGTGATAGGTTAGATGGACATCTTGTGCAAGGGCATATTGATGGAATTGGGGAAATTGCAAAAATAGAATCCAACAGAATCGGCACGGACTTTTTTATCCGCACGACTCCAGAGATTCTCGCACTCTGTGCGCCAAAGGGAAGTATTGCAGTCAATGGCATCAGTTTGACGATTAACGAAATCCTAGAAAATACTTTGCGCTTGACGATTATCCCACACACTTTGCATTCTACGCTTTTTAAAACCTACAAAGTCGGAATGCGTGTCAATATAGAAACCGATTGTCTTGCACGCCTCGTGCGACACTTTCTGCAATCACCACAAGAAAAGCCAAACCCAAAACTAAGTTGGGAAGCGGTAGATAGAATCTTGGGAAGCTACTAA